Proteins from a single region of Cytophagaceae bacterium:
- a CDS encoding phosphatase PAP2 family protein produces the protein MKKLFIYFCLFFFGGFVFISCDNEIEEPEVLAYTPTSIDAFGGTWKTYVLASPVEVAVPEPAAVSSNEYKAELAAVKNKVESLTASEKETVKHWGVGSVYRWNEIARELSAKYNLPPASNAEGKYPVPDAANPLADPKFPFANPPYASRALAYLSVAQFDALVSTWHYKFKYNRKSASKNDGTISTLLPETNLPSYPSEEAVVASASYAVLVAMFPGEVPYLDQKLAEAQKVGVLAGKNVESDVKAGLDLGKAVAAKVMARAKTDGMSASNNQAVTTGMIENAKKMGVKSPWVSQEMPLRPPMLPNFGSVSTWNFDKATMVKIRPAIPFLENTSEFEKDIAELKSIQKNQTREQARIANFWADGPSSYTPPGHWHRFAANAAIEAKYSEIRMARTLALVGTALMDAGVACWDTKYYYYTPRPQQFGLKTSVGLPNFPSYTSGHSTFSAAGATVLSSIFPEKAELFNKYAQEASNSRVFGLIHYRIDCEMGLKHGKVIGEYAIARGKSDGSQL, from the coding sequence ATGAAAAAGCTGTTTATATATTTTTGTTTGTTTTTTTTTGGAGGTTTTGTCTTTATCTCATGTGATAATGAGATTGAGGAACCTGAGGTTTTGGCCTATACTCCTACCTCTATTGATGCTTTTGGCGGCACATGGAAAACTTATGTGTTGGCATCGCCTGTGGAAGTAGCAGTGCCTGAGCCAGCCGCAGTAAGCTCCAATGAATATAAAGCTGAACTTGCCGCTGTAAAAAATAAAGTAGAGAGTCTGACTGCCTCAGAAAAGGAAACTGTTAAGCACTGGGGAGTCGGTTCAGTGTATCGCTGGAATGAGATTGCCCGGGAACTTTCCGCTAAGTACAATTTGCCACCGGCGTCCAACGCTGAGGGCAAATATCCTGTGCCTGATGCTGCCAATCCATTGGCTGATCCTAAGTTCCCGTTTGCCAACCCACCATACGCCTCCCGAGCTCTGGCATATTTGAGTGTGGCACAATTTGATGCTTTGGTAAGTACCTGGCATTATAAGTTTAAATATAATCGTAAGTCAGCATCAAAAAATGATGGCACAATTTCGACTTTGTTGCCTGAAACCAATCTGCCTTCTTATCCATCAGAAGAAGCAGTGGTTGCTTCGGCCTCTTATGCAGTTTTAGTGGCAATGTTTCCAGGTGAAGTGCCTTACTTGGATCAAAAGTTAGCAGAAGCTCAGAAAGTGGGAGTTTTGGCAGGGAAAAATGTAGAGAGCGATGTAAAAGCAGGTTTAGATCTTGGAAAAGCTGTTGCTGCCAAAGTAATGGCCAGAGCAAAAACCGATGGTATGTCGGCATCCAATAATCAGGCAGTAACTACAGGAATGATTGAAAATGCTAAGAAAATGGGAGTAAAAAGCCCATGGGTGAGTCAGGAAATGCCTTTGAGACCGCCTATGTTGCCAAATTTTGGCTCAGTAAGCACCTGGAATTTTGATAAGGCTACGATGGTAAAAATCAGACCGGCAATTCCTTTTCTGGAAAATACGAGTGAATTTGAAAAAGACATTGCCGAGTTGAAATCAATCCAAAAAAATCAAACGAGGGAACAAGCCAGGATCGCCAACTTTTGGGCGGATGGCCCCAGTAGTTACACTCCTCCAGGTCATTGGCACAGATTTGCTGCCAATGCCGCTATTGAGGCAAAATACAGTGAAATCAGAATGGCCAGAACACTGGCATTGGTTGGAACGGCCCTGATGGATGCAGGTGTGGCTTGTTGGGATACAAAATATTACTATTATACGCCCAGGCCCCAGCAATTTGGATTGAAAACATCTGTTGGCTTGCCCAACTTTCCATCCTATACTTCGGGGCATTCTACTTTTTCTGCAGCCGGTGCAACAGTTTTGTCGAGTATTTTTCCAGAAAAAGCTGAACTATTTAATAAATACGCTCAGGAGGCATCCAATTCTAGAGTGTTTGGCTTGATTCATTACAGAATTGATTGTGAAATGGGTCTAAAACATGGAAAAGTAATAGGAGAATATGCCATTGCCAGAGGAAAATCCGATGGTAGTCAACTATAA